One region of Manis pentadactyla isolate mManPen7 chromosome 9, mManPen7.hap1, whole genome shotgun sequence genomic DNA includes:
- the LOC118909758 gene encoding putative olfactory receptor 5AK3, producing the protein MTKGNSTDVMEFFLLGFGTQHKFRYVLFVVFLVIYVTSVVGNVGMILLIKTDSRLQTPMYFFLQHLAFVDICYTSAITPKMLQNFIVENKSISFKGCAMQLLVYVTFATSDCYLLATMAVDRYVAICNPLHYPVIMSRRVCIQLVCGSYLMGSINASVHTGFTFSVHFCKSNTINHFYCDVPPILALSCSNTDVNIMLLIVFVGFNLMFTVLVVIFSYMYILATILQMSSATGRKKAFSTCASHLTAVTIFYGTLSYMYLQPHSDNSEENMKVASIFYGIVIPMLNPLIYSLRNKEVIEALKVMGKKFL; encoded by the coding sequence ATGACAAAAGGAAATAGCACTGACGTGATGGAATTTTTTCTTCTGGGATTTGGCACCCAACACAAGTTTCGATATGTCCTCTTCGTTGTATTTCTAGTCATCTATGTGACCTCCGTGGTGGGTAATGTTGGAATGATCCTACTCATCAAAACAGATTCCAGACTTCAgacacccatgtactttttcctacaGCATCTGGCTTTTGTTGATATCTGTTATACCTCTGCCATCACTCCCAAGATGCTGCAAAACTTCATAGTAGAAAATAAATCCATATCCTTCAAGGGCTGTGCAATGCAATTATTGGTTTATGTAACATTTGCCACCAGTGACTGTTACCTCCTAGCCACCATGGCAGTGGACCGATATGTTGCCATCTGTAACCCTCTTCACTACCCTGTAATCATGTCCCGAAGAGTCTGCATCCAACTGGTATGTGGTTCCTACCTCATGGGCTCCATAAATGCTTCTGTGCACACAGGGTTTACATTTTCAGTGCATTTCTGCAAGTCCAACACCATCAATCACTTTTACTGTGATGTTCCCCCAATTCTTGCCCTCTCGTGCTCCAACACTGATGTCAACATCATGCTACTGATTGTTTTTGTGGGATTTAATTTGATGTTCACTGTGTTGGTCGTCATCTTTTCCTACATGTATATCCTTGCCACCATCCTGCAGATGTCTTCTGCCACAGGGAGGAAAAAAGCCTTCTCCACGTGTGCCTCCCACCTGACAGCTGTCACCATTTTCTATGGAACCCTATCATACATGTATTTGCAGCCTCATTCTGATAATTCTGAGGAGAACATGAAAGTGGCCTCTATATTTTATGGTATTGTGATTCCAATGTTGAACCCGCTGATCTATAGTTTGAGAAATAAGGAGGTAATAGAGGCTCTAAAAGTAATGGGGAAAAAGTTCTTGTAG
- the LOC118918417 gene encoding olfactory receptor 5AK2-like produces MTEGNSTDVMEFFLLGFATQHKFRYVLFVVFLVIYVTSVVGNVGMILLINTDSRLQTPMYFFLQHLAFVDMCYTSAITPKMLQNFVVENKSISFEGCVMQLLIYAIFATTDPYLLAAMAVDRYVAICKPLHYPVIMSRRVCIQLVCGSYVMGSINASVHTGFTFSLYFCKSNTINHFFCDVPPILALSCSNTDINIMLLTVFVGFNLMFTVLVVIFSYVYILATILQMSSATGRKKAFSTCASHLTAVTIFCGTLCYMYVQPHSDNSEETMKVASVFYGIVIPMLNPLIYSLRNKEVKEALKLMGKRLL; encoded by the coding sequence ATGACAGAAGGAAACAGCACTGACGTGatggaattttttctcctgggaTTTGCTACACAACACAAGTTTCGATATGTCCTCTTTGTTGTATTTCTAGTCATCTACGTGACCTCCGTGGTGGGTAACGTTGGAATGATCCTACTCATCAACACAGATTCCAGACTTCAAACACCTATGTACTTTTTCCTACAACATCTGGCTTTTGTTGATATGTGCTATACCTCTGCTATCACTCCCAAGATGCTACAAAACTTCGTAGTAGAAAATAAATCCATATCTTTCGAAGGCTGTGTAATGCAATTATTGATTTATGCAATATTTGCAACCACTGACCCTTACCTCCTAGCCGCTATGGCAGTGGACAGATATGTTGCCATCTGTAAGCCACTTCACTACCCCGTAATCATGTCCCGAAGAGTCTGCATCCAACTGGTGTGTGGTTCCTATGTCATGGGCTCCATAAATGCTTCTGTGCACACAGGGTTTACATTTTCTCTGTACTTCTGCAAGTCCAATACCATCAATCACTTTTTCTGTGATGTTCCCCCAATTCTTGCCCTCTCATGCTCCAACACTGACATCAACATCATGCTACTAACTGTCTTTGTGGGATTTAACTTGATGTTCACTGTGTTGGTCGTCATCTTTTCCTATGTGTATATCCTCGCCACCATCCTGCAGATGTCTTCTGCCACAGGGAGGAAAAAAGCCTTCTCCACGTGTGCCTCCCACCTGACTGCTGTCACCATTTTCTGTGGAACCCTATGTTACATGTATGTGCAGCCTCATTCTGATAATTCTGAGGAGACCATGAAAGTGGCCTCCGTATTTTATGGTATTGTGATTCCGATGTTGAACCCTCTGATCTATAGTTTGAGAAATAAGGAGGTAAAGGAAGCTCTAAAATTAATGGGAAAAAGGTTATTGTAG